One genomic window of Oncorhynchus kisutch isolate 150728-3 linkage group LG24, Okis_V2, whole genome shotgun sequence includes the following:
- the LOC109869238 gene encoding protein tyrosine phosphatase domain-containing protein 1-like codes for MSAWVFRPLVLHPQTSSGVPYRYMESVRTPRANYTLVGEVIRHVIPGATQCSIGCGGLNCKYEDPDRWSEDKQAIKGLYSSWVTENLLAMARPSTALIEKYNIVDQFKRCGLKTVINLQRPGEHASCGPNTLEPESGFSYRPEVFMENDIYFYNFGWNDYGLASLTSILDMVKVMSFAMQEGKMSVHCHAGLGRTGVLLACYLVFATRMTADQAIVFVRSKRPNSIQTRGQLYCVREFAQFLVPIRCIFSCAEPSTNPVTLSQFLTRQRHMLHGYERRELRHLPKIIHVICKLLLDIAEHRQVIEEDMLDVNDMTAEEEVEFERYYDFGFTKGSFGGGSMGDRPRLPGPPTKHRHANEPALFYHRKSLSYSESDVQRLGSELHLLTQPLSNFLSASNLPVACSPSLTSLHRTLATVSPVTTTYSSQNGFFPHGSLWEQKSLAEGSPLLKKRQKACQSSESECHPKQKTFGSMLFRWRENLANNGNVSKVFQIEESEVPFITIQTELSKEARRVLVAQALAVDLELDGEDEHLERLHAWQSGLNMGGAWERLCTLEKDPFVLSGLMWTWLEQLKEPVISVRDVQKLDLNDSDPANPEAVFKPLDQAPREMLMCILDCMAHVLTIPEEVEAAFLERTIKAFTKMGKCSAVYPAMTEILRLVLHDMRFIAIEEDEVPFMPPGPIMLTP; via the exons ATGTCTGCCTGGGTATTCCGTCCTCTAGTACTCCACCCTCAGACAAGCAGTGGAGTCCCCTACCGCTACATGGAGTCAG TCAGGACCCCCCGGGCGAATTACACGTTGGTCGGGGAGGTGATACGTCATGTCATACCTGGAGCCACACAGTGCTCCATAGGGTGTGGAGGTCTGAACTGCAAGTATGAGGACCCTGACCGCTGGAGCGAGGACAAGCAAGCCATCAAAGGCCTCTATTCCTCCTG ggtcACAGAGAACCTACTTGCCATGGCCAGGCCCTCTACTGCATTAATAGAAAAGTACAACATCGTTGACCAATTTAAAAG atgtggccTAAAGACAGTGATAAACCTGCAGAGACCAGGGGAACACGCCAGCTGTGGTCCCAACACACTGGAACCAGAGAGTGGATTCTCCTACCGACCTGAGGTGTTCATGGAGAATGACA TATATTTCTATAACTTTGGATGGAATGACTACGGGTTGGCCTCCCTCACATCCATCCTGGACATGGTGAAAGTCATGTCCTTTGCGATGCAGGAGGGGAAAATGTCTGTCCACTGTCATGCTGGTCTGGGAAGAACAG GTGTGTTGTTAGCGTGTTACCTGGTCTTCGCCACGAGGATGACCGCTGACCAGGCCATCGTGTTTGTACGTTCTAAACGTCCCAACTCCATCCAGACCAGAGGTCAGCTGTATTGCGTGCGGGAGTTTGCCCAGTTCCTGGTCCCCATCAGGTGTATTTTCTCCTGCGCTGAgcccagtactaacccagtcaccCTGTCCCAGTTCCTGACCCGCCAGAGACACATGCTGCACGGCTATGAGCGACGGGAGCTCAGGCACCTGCCCAAGATCATCCATGTGATCTGCAAGCTGCTGCTGGACATCGCTGAGCACCGTCAGGTAATCGAGGAGGACATGCTGGACGTAAATGACATGACTGCCGAGGAGGAGGTGGAGTTTGAGCGCTACTACGACTTTGGCTTCACCAAGGGTAGCTTCGGCGGAGGCAGCATGGGGGACCGGCCCCGCTTACCGGGACCCCCAACCAAACACCGACACGCCAACGAACCGGCCCTCTTCTACCACCGCAAGAGCCTGAGCTACAGCGAGTCGGACGTACAGAGGCTAGGCTCTGAACTCCACCTGCTGACCCAACCTCTCTCCAACTTTCTATCCGCTAGCAACTTGCCTGTGGCCTGTTCTCCCTCCCTGACCTCCCTGCATAGAACCCTGGCCACGGTCAGCCCTGTCACCACCACGTACAGCTCCCAAAATGGATTCTTTCCCCATGGGTCCCTCTGGGAGCAGAAGAGCCTGGCGGAGGGATCCCCACTCTTAAAGAAGAGGCAGAAAGCCTGCCAGAGCAGCGAGTCTGAGTGCCACCCTAAGCAGAAAACGTTTGGCAGCATGTTGTTTAGGTGGAGGGAGAATTTAGCGAACAATGGGAATGTGTCCAAGGTGTTTCAGATAGAGGAGTCAGAGgtgcccttcatcaccatccagacagagctGTCCAAGGAGGCCAGGCGGGTGCTGGTGGCCCAGGCCCTGGCGGTGGATCTGGAGCTGGATGGAGAGGACGAACACTTGGAGAGACTCCACGCCTGGCAG TCTGGGTTAAACATGGGAGGGGCGTGGGAGAGGCTGTGTACATTGGAGAAGGACCCATTTGTGCTCTCTGGGCTGATGTGGACCTGGCTGGAGCAGCTGAAGGAGCCAGTCATCTCCGTCAGAGATGTACAGAAACTGGACCTTAACGACAGTGACCCTGCAAACCCAGAGGCTGTCTTCAAACCACTGGACCAG GCTCCCAGGGAGATGTTGATGTGCATTCTGGACTGTATGGCTCATGTTCTCACAATACCAGAAGAGGTGGAGGCTGCTTTCCTGGAGCGCACCATCAAGGCTTTCACCAAG ATGGGAAAATGTTCAGCGGTGTATCCGGCCATGACAGAGATCCTCAGGCTGGTCCTACATGACATGAGGTTTATAGCCATAGAGGAGGATGAGGTACCATTTATGCCTCCCGGCCCTATTATGCTGACTCCATAG